A region from the Bacteroidota bacterium genome encodes:
- a CDS encoding AAA family ATPase codes for MIQFVEVTGFKSLNNFKIELKKGLNILVGPNGSGKTNIISLFEFLSHIAQREVQDAVGLSGGAGSIFRKIGTVEFSNEIHITTRGNCLFDKNRYFNYLYEFKICVIKEKGLIRYSYQRIIGQLSNKQALLSGNSKNIDLNIEQSVNSDGEIEVKLLKLDRRKYKSHMYRKNPDNEELIDFLTRSGDNQKRSLVQQLFRFLSHIELIFGDLLGGETFNIIPTKVKQPEDIANEPGIKKDGTGLASTLYHIQNNLDLRRSMSYGYMIRRRRHINPKTYERIEKLTNLANNSIKRIEVVNNPFDNQLQVKIHISTDKENIVLPLSAMSDGTIKWITLITAILTTTQIFSIEEPENYLHPWMQAQIVDIMRDTYASKNENSFIIMSTHSETLLNHSKPEEVIIVKLEHGVTSAERVKNAKMLNEEISKTGFGLGYYYFTGGLDNE; via the coding sequence ATGATACAATTTGTTGAAGTAACAGGATTTAAGTCGCTTAATAATTTTAAAATAGAATTAAAAAAGGGATTAAATATTTTAGTAGGACCGAATGGTTCAGGCAAAACAAATATTATTTCTTTATTTGAATTTTTGTCTCATATTGCACAGAGAGAGGTACAGGATGCAGTTGGTTTATCGGGAGGAGCAGGCTCAATTTTTAGAAAAATTGGCACAGTTGAATTTAGTAATGAAATTCACATTACTACAAGGGGTAATTGTTTGTTTGATAAAAACAGATATTTCAATTATTTGTATGAATTTAAAATATGTGTTATTAAAGAAAAAGGACTTATACGATATTCATACCAAAGGATAATAGGTCAGCTGAGTAATAAACAAGCATTACTTTCTGGAAATTCAAAAAACATAGATTTAAACATTGAGCAGTCTGTCAATTCTGATGGGGAAATTGAGGTTAAATTGTTGAAGCTTGACCGAAGAAAGTACAAAAGTCACATGTATCGTAAAAACCCTGATAATGAAGAATTAATAGATTTTTTAACTCGTAGTGGTGATAATCAAAAAAGAAGTTTGGTACAGCAACTTTTTAGATTTTTATCACATATTGAACTGATTTTTGGAGACTTATTAGGGGGTGAAACATTCAATATTATTCCCACAAAAGTAAAACAGCCTGAAGATATTGCAAATGAACCTGGAATAAAGAAAGATGGTACAGGCCTGGCTTCAACTTTATACCATATACAAAATAACTTAGATTTAAGAAGGAGTATGTCATATGGTTACATGATTAGACGAAGAAGGCACATTAATCCAAAGACATATGAGAGAATAGAAAAGCTAACTAACCTGGCAAATAATTCTATAAAACGAATTGAAGTAGTTAATAACCCTTTTGATAATCAATTACAAGTAAAAATTCACATTTCAACCGATAAGGAAAATATTGTACTTCCGCTATCGGCAATGTCTGATGGAACTATTAAGTGGATTACCTTAATTACTGCGATATTAACTACAACCCAAATATTTTCGATTGAAGAACCAGAAAATTATCTACACCCTTGGATGCAGGCGCAGATTGTTGATATCATGCGAGATACATATGCTTCAAAAAATGAAAATTCCTTTATTATCATGTCAACTCATAGTGAAACTCTACTGAATCATTCAAAGCCAGAAGAGGTAATTATAGTTAAACTTGAGCATGGCGTTACTAGTGCTGAAAGAGTTAAAAATGCGAAAATGCTAAATGAGGAAATCTCTAAAACTGGATTTGGGCTTGGGTACTATTATTTTACAGGAGGACTAGACAATGAGTAG
- a CDS encoding DUF4276 family protein has translation MSRPAYLVDGQTEQKVIRKICPNQPVKLIGCNGDTVCLSEIAKRISTHINLLNNNYYPIICLIDKEKRTTSISEIENELRILLNNLGHQNDNIIIGVADRMIENWILADWDNFSKYYNINKECPMSNFDGISGKGFIRKTVDFYHETTDGVDLILSADPKVIYLNSPSYKHFIDKFNEVECHYIDEIISV, from the coding sequence ATGAGTAGGCCTGCATATCTTGTTGATGGTCAAACTGAGCAAAAAGTAATTAGGAAAATTTGCCCAAACCAACCCGTTAAACTAATTGGGTGTAATGGAGATACTGTTTGTTTAAGTGAAATTGCAAAAAGAATATCTACACACATTAATCTTTTAAATAATAATTATTATCCAATAATTTGTCTTATTGATAAAGAGAAAAGAACTACAAGCATATCTGAAATTGAGAATGAATTAAGAATTCTTCTAAATAATTTAGGTCATCAGAATGATAATATAATAATTGGAGTAGCTGATAGAATGATTGAAAACTGGATTTTAGCAGATTGGGATAATTTTAGCAAATATTATAATATAAATAAAGAGTGTCCTATGTCAAATTTTGATGGAATTAGTGGCAAAGGTTTCATAAGGAAAACTGTTGATTTTTATCACGAGACAACTGACGGTGTAGATTTAATTTTATCAGCCGACCCGAAAGTAATATATTTAAATAGCCCTAGTTACAAACATTTTATTGATAAATTTAATGAAGTAGAATGTCACTATATTGATGAAATAATCAGCGTATAA